In one window of Prevotella fusca JCM 17724 DNA:
- a CDS encoding DUF4199 domain-containing protein — protein MVYEDFKQLAAYTRYDGFYLAIVWVASFACLLGMTALPVLAQFSLLLSLSTPFFVAYRLKIFREEGRNGVISFRRSLFYCIRVFFNAAIIFSLLQWLYMHYVDNGKLLMMVTSLYSRSEGRKILAMMDIPYEKFMAVLPEAFQPYSLASSSFIIAVMLGGVYSLFIAAVMSKKVKNQQL, from the coding sequence ATGGTTTATGAAGATTTTAAACAACTGGCGGCTTATACCCGTTATGATGGTTTCTATCTCGCTATCGTCTGGGTAGCGAGTTTTGCATGCTTGCTGGGTATGACTGCTCTGCCAGTTCTGGCACAATTCAGTTTGCTGCTGTCATTGTCGACCCCCTTCTTCGTTGCATACCGACTGAAGATATTTCGTGAGGAAGGACGTAATGGGGTGATTTCCTTTCGTCGTAGTCTGTTCTACTGTATTCGTGTGTTCTTCAATGCTGCGATTATTTTCAGTCTGCTGCAGTGGCTCTATATGCACTATGTTGACAACGGGAAACTGCTTATGATGGTTACAAGTCTTTATTCCAGAAGTGAGGGAAGAAAGATACTTGCCATGATGGATATTCCCTATGAAAAGTTCATGGCAGTGCTGCCAGAGGCTTTCCAGCCTTATTCTTTGGCATCCAGCAGCTTCATCATTGCTGTTATGCTGGGTGGGGTCTATTCGTTGTTCATAGCGGCAGTAATGTCTAAGAAAGTCAAGAACCAGCAGTTGTGA
- a CDS encoding BT0820 family HAD-type phosphatase, whose protein sequence is MTIAIDFDGTIVEHRYPKIGSEIPFATDTLKMLIKDGHQLILWSVREGELLQEAVDWCHAHGVDFWAVNKDYPEEEKENNNHFSRKLKVDMFIDDRNLGGLPDWGTIYQMITNRETWESRNFAHQSFEDHEPPKKKRWWNF, encoded by the coding sequence ATGACAATTGCAATTGATTTCGATGGAACCATCGTAGAACATAGATACCCTAAAATCGGTAGCGAAATCCCATTCGCTACCGATACACTGAAAATGCTTATCAAGGATGGACATCAACTCATCTTATGGAGCGTAAGGGAAGGCGAGCTGCTTCAGGAAGCTGTTGACTGGTGTCATGCGCATGGCGTTGACTTCTGGGCTGTAAACAAGGACTACCCTGAAGAAGAGAAGGAGAATAACAATCACTTCTCCAGAAAGCTCAAAGTAGACATGTTCATTGATGACCGCAACTTAGGCGGACTACCAGACTGGGGGACAATTTATCAGATGATAACCAACCGTGAAACATGGGAAAGTCGCAACTTTGCACATCAATCATTTGAAGATCATGAACCACCCAAGAAAAAACGTTGGTGGAACTTCTGA